From Equus quagga isolate Etosha38 chromosome 3, UCLA_HA_Equagga_1.0, whole genome shotgun sequence, one genomic window encodes:
- the POU4F2 gene encoding POU domain, class 4, transcription factor 2: MMMMSLNSKQAFSMPHGGSLHVEPKYSALHSASPGSSGPAAPSASSPGSSSNAGGGGSSGGGGGGRSSSSSSSGSSGGGGSEAMRRACLPTPPSNIFGGLDESLLARAEALAAVDIVSQSKSHHHHPPHHSPFKPDATYHTMNTIPCTSAASSSSVPISHPSALAGTHHHHHHHHHHHHQPHQALEGELLEHLSPGLALGAMAGPDGAVVSTPAHAPHMATMNPMHQAALSMAHAHGLPSHMGCMSDVDADPRDLEAFAERFKQRRIKLGVTQADVGSALANLKIPGVGSLSQSTICRFESLTLSHNNMIALKPILQAWLEEAEKSHREKLTKPELFNGAEKKRKRTSIAAPEKRSLEAYFAIQPRPSSEKIAAIAEKLDLKKNVVRVWFCNQRQKQKRMKYSAGI; this comes from the exons atgatgatgatgtccCTCAACAGCAAGCAGGCGTTCAGCATGCCGCACGGCGGCAGCCTGCACGTGGAGCCCAAGTACTCCGCACTGCACAGCGCCTCGCCCGGCTCTTCCGGGCCCGCGGCGCCCTCCGCCAGCTCCCCTGGCAGCTCCAGCAATGCTGGCGGCGGTGGCAGCAGTGGCGGAGGCGGTGGAGGCCGGAGCAGCAGCTCCAGTAGCAGtggcagcagcggcggcggcggctccgaGGCGATGCGGCGAGCGTGTCTTCCAACCCCACCG AGCAATATATTCGGCGGGCTGGATGAGAGTCTGCTGGCCCGCGCTGAGGCTCTCGCGGCCGTGGACATCGTTTCCCAGAGCAagagccaccaccaccacccgcCCCACCACAGCCCCTTCAAGCCGGACGCCACCTACCACACCATGAACACCATCCCGTGCACGTCGGCTGCCTCCTCTTCGTCGGTGCCCATCTCGCACCCGTCGGCACTGGCGGGCacgcaccaccaccaccaccatcaccaccaccaccaccaccagcctcATCAGGCGCTTGAGGGCGAGCTGCTGGAGCACCTGAGCCCCGGGCTGGCCCTGGGTGCCATGGCGGGCCCCGACGGCGCTGTGGTGTCCACGCCAGCTCACGCGCCGCACATGGCTACGATGAACCCTATGCACCAAGCAGCGCTCAGCATGGCCCACGCGCACGGGCTGCCCTCACACATGGGCTGCATGAGCGACGTGGACGCCGACCCCCGGGACCTGGAAGCATTCGCCGAGCGCTTCAAGCAGCGACGCATCAAGCTGGGGGTGACCCAGGCCGATGTGGGCTCCGCGCTGGCCAACCTCAAGATCCCCGGCGTGGGCTCGCTCAGCCAGAGCACCATTTGCAGGTTCGAGTCTCTCACGTTGTCGCACAACAATATGATCGCGCTCAAACCCATCCTGCAAGCGTGGCTGGAGGAGGCCGAGAAGTCCCACCGCGAGAAGCTCACCAAGCCAGAGCTCTTCAACGGCGCGGAGAAGAAGCGCAAGCGCACGTCCATTGCGGCGCCAGAGAAGCGATCGCTTGAAGCCTACTTCGCCATTCAGCCGCGGCCCTCTTCTGAGAAGATCGCCGCCATCGCGGAGAAGCTGGACCTTAAGAAAAACGTGGTGCGCGTCTGGTTTTGCAACCAGaggcagaaacagaaaagaatgaaatattctgCAGGCATTTAG